The Faecalibacterium prausnitzii genome includes a window with the following:
- the pta gene encoding phosphate acetyltransferase, producing the protein MADMFAPLVAQLKANPKTIVFTEGNDPRILEAASKLLAEGVLKVVMVGNEAECKAAAAAGGFDISAAEIIDPENYAGFDEMVHTMVELRKGKQTAEECTALLKKSNYFGTMLVKMGKADCLLGGATYSTADTIRPALQLVKTKKGAHLVSSCFILDRDCGEEGLKRIAMGDCAVNIDYTDTIDKATGEVKVSAASKLAEVAVETAKTAKLFGIDPKVAVLSFSTKGSGKGGTVALSHDAVIKAQEMDPELAVDGELQFDAAVAPEVAQVKCKGSKVAGQANTFVFPCIEAGNIGYKIAQRLGGYAAYGPILQGLNAPINDLSRGCNADEVYKMSLITACQS; encoded by the coding sequence ATGGCTGATATGTTTGCACCGCTGGTGGCCCAGCTGAAGGCAAACCCCAAGACGATCGTTTTTACCGAGGGCAATGACCCCCGCATCCTGGAGGCCGCAAGCAAGCTGCTGGCTGAGGGCGTGCTGAAGGTCGTGATGGTCGGCAACGAGGCTGAGTGCAAGGCTGCTGCCGCTGCCGGTGGTTTCGATATTTCTGCTGCTGAGATCATTGACCCGGAGAACTACGCCGGTTTTGATGAGATGGTCCATACCATGGTCGAGCTGCGCAAGGGCAAGCAGACCGCTGAGGAGTGCACCGCACTGCTGAAGAAGTCCAACTACTTCGGCACCATGCTGGTCAAGATGGGCAAGGCCGACTGCCTGCTGGGCGGTGCCACCTACTCCACCGCCGATACCATCCGCCCCGCTCTGCAGCTGGTCAAGACCAAGAAGGGTGCCCATCTGGTGAGCTCCTGCTTCATTCTGGACCGCGACTGCGGCGAAGAAGGCCTGAAGCGCATCGCCATGGGCGACTGTGCTGTCAATATCGACTACACCGATACCATCGACAAGGCAACCGGCGAGGTCAAGGTCTCTGCTGCTTCCAAGCTGGCTGAGGTCGCTGTCGAGACTGCCAAGACCGCAAAGCTGTTCGGCATCGACCCGAAGGTCGCTGTCCTGAGCTTCTCCACCAAGGGCTCCGGCAAGGGCGGCACCGTCGCTCTGAGCCACGACGCCGTCATCAAGGCCCAGGAGATGGACCCCGAACTGGCTGTCGATGGCGAGCTGCAGTTTGACGCAGCCGTTGCTCCGGAAGTCGCACAGGTCAAGTGCAAGGGCAGCAAGGTCGCTGGCCAGGCCAACACCTTCGTCTTCCCCTGCATCGAGGCCGGCAACATCGGCTATAAGATCGCACAGCGTCTGGGCGGCTATGCTGCTTACGGCCCCATCCTGCAGGGCCTGAACGCTCCCATCAACGACCTGTCCCGCGGCTGCAACGCCGACGAGGTCTACAAGATGAGCCTCATCACTGCCTGCCAGTCCTGA
- the smpB gene encoding SsrA-binding protein SmpB: MAPAKERPATKTIATNREARHEYFVLEALETGLELKGTEVKSLRAGGVNLKDSWVDIEDGELLVKGMHITPYDHGNIFNQDPMRVRRLLAHKNEIRRLHQQCKLQGYTLVPLSLYFKHGRVKMELGLCKGKKLYDKRADAAKRDAKRSIDRAVKSNGTYY; this comes from the coding sequence ATGGCACCTGCAAAAGAGCGTCCGGCCACAAAGACCATCGCCACCAACCGGGAAGCACGCCACGAATACTTCGTTCTGGAAGCGCTGGAAACAGGTCTGGAGCTGAAAGGCACCGAGGTGAAGAGCCTGCGGGCCGGCGGCGTCAACCTGAAAGACAGCTGGGTCGATATCGAGGACGGCGAACTTCTGGTCAAGGGGATGCACATCACCCCCTACGACCACGGCAACATCTTCAACCAGGACCCCATGCGGGTGCGGCGTCTGCTGGCCCACAAGAACGAGATCCGGCGGCTGCACCAGCAGTGCAAACTGCAAGGGTATACGCTGGTTCCGCTCTCACTCTATTTCAAGCATGGCCGCGTGAAGATGGAGCTGGGCCTGTGCAAGGGCAAAAAGCTCTACGACAAGCGCGCCGATGCCGCCAAGCGCGACGCAAAGCGCTCCATCGACCGGGCCGTCAAGTCCAACGGCACGTATTACTAA
- a CDS encoding MFS transporter translates to MKSNKQSTLNIKRQLGCVYTADFFSGLRITDAVWVALLAARGFSLWEIGLAESVFHIVNLLCEVPSGMVADLLGRKKALVSGGVLAVTSNLLMAFAPNLFAICFAMALNALYSTLFSGTFTALVYDSLKTEDRENEYLQISANSSQISMLASALGSLASTVQRFLGFAGFYLLSALFEGVSTLACRWMNEPIVTAAQANRARQSLHDLPGQFIQLVQDSLHVLRTCPLAAKLIVSSAIISVPCYLTKMFLQQRLIELGWPTEALFLPLLLGGIACVLGTEAGRRVRFRSMRRFYAVCALLCGAGTLLVGTAPAWGGIFGMMLVQGVLQVYLLHEIQQLNDAIPSDQRATLISVDSMAYSLLMIPASPLVGAVGDAFGQAGAGLALLGGLVAVSGLVLLGPKKQ, encoded by the coding sequence ATGAAATCAAATAAACAATCAACGCTCAACATCAAGCGGCAGCTTGGCTGTGTTTATACGGCCGACTTCTTCTCCGGCCTGCGGATCACCGACGCCGTGTGGGTCGCGCTGCTGGCCGCACGGGGGTTCTCCCTGTGGGAGATCGGCTTGGCCGAAAGTGTTTTCCATATCGTCAACCTGCTGTGCGAAGTGCCCAGCGGCATGGTGGCAGATCTTCTGGGCCGCAAAAAAGCCCTTGTGTCCGGCGGTGTGCTGGCCGTCACCTCCAACCTGCTGATGGCGTTTGCACCGAATCTGTTTGCCATCTGCTTCGCAATGGCGCTGAACGCGCTGTACAGTACCCTATTCTCCGGCACCTTCACGGCCCTTGTCTACGACAGCCTCAAGACGGAAGACCGCGAGAACGAATACCTTCAGATCTCCGCCAACAGTTCCCAGATCTCCATGCTGGCCAGTGCGCTGGGTTCGCTGGCCAGCACGGTCCAGCGGTTCCTCGGCTTTGCAGGCTTTTATCTGCTCAGCGCCCTGTTCGAGGGCGTCTCCACCCTCGCCTGCCGATGGATGAACGAACCCATCGTCACGGCAGCGCAGGCCAACCGGGCCCGGCAGTCCCTGCACGACCTGCCCGGTCAATTCATCCAGCTCGTGCAGGACAGTCTGCATGTTCTGCGCACCTGCCCGCTGGCCGCGAAGCTCATCGTATCCAGTGCGATCATCTCGGTGCCCTGCTACCTGACCAAGATGTTTTTGCAGCAGCGTCTCATTGAGCTGGGCTGGCCCACCGAAGCGCTGTTCCTTCCCCTGCTGCTGGGCGGCATCGCCTGTGTCCTCGGCACCGAGGCCGGACGCCGGGTCCGGTTCCGCTCCATGCGGCGGTTCTACGCCGTCTGTGCTCTGCTCTGCGGTGCGGGCACCCTTCTGGTGGGCACCGCGCCTGCCTGGGGCGGCATCTTCGGCATGATGCTGGTGCAAGGCGTTTTGCAGGTCTACCTCCTGCATGAGATCCAACAGCTCAACGACGCCATCCCCAGCGACCAGCGCGCCACCCTCATCAGCGTGGACAGCATGGCCTACAGTCTGCTCATGATCCCCGCCAGCCCCCTCGTCGGTGCGGTCGGCGACGCCTTCGGTCAGGCCGGTGCCGGTCTCGCCCTTCTCGGCGGCCTTGTCGCCGTGAGCGGACTGGTGCTTCTGGGGCCGAAGAAGCAATAA
- the pheS gene encoding phenylalanine--tRNA ligase subunit alpha, translated as MQAMIDELAKQAEESLGQVSSKETLATFWQEYLSKNGKIPALMKNLRSVAPEERPAMGKIINELKTKVQADYDAAAAKVKEAELAARNAAETVDITLPAKTRAVGGLHPLTLVTNQIIDVFSGMGFAVADAPEIEDDDHNFTRLNVPKDHPARDMQDTFYLSDEFLLRTQTSGGQIRTMDSQKPPIKVLIPGRVFRSDSDATHSPMFHQMEGLVVDKGITLGDLQGALNTFVQKLFGADTRTRLRPSYFPFTEPSVEVDVSCFECHGKGCPLCKHTGWIEVLGGGVVNRKVLENCNIDPDEYSGFAFGIGIERIAMLKYGINNIGLMFENNLEFLKQFHE; from the coding sequence ATGCAAGCAATGATCGACGAGCTGGCCAAACAGGCCGAAGAAAGCCTCGGTCAGGTCTCTTCCAAGGAGACGCTGGCCACGTTCTGGCAGGAATATCTGAGCAAAAACGGCAAGATCCCCGCGCTGATGAAGAATCTGCGCTCCGTCGCGCCGGAAGAGCGCCCCGCTATGGGCAAGATCATCAACGAACTGAAGACCAAGGTGCAGGCAGACTACGATGCTGCCGCCGCCAAGGTGAAGGAAGCTGAGCTGGCCGCCCGCAACGCCGCCGAGACCGTGGACATCACCCTGCCCGCCAAGACCCGCGCGGTCGGCGGCCTGCATCCGCTGACGCTGGTCACCAACCAGATCATCGACGTCTTCTCTGGCATGGGCTTTGCTGTGGCGGACGCCCCGGAGATCGAGGACGACGACCACAACTTCACCCGCCTGAACGTCCCGAAGGACCACCCCGCCCGCGATATGCAGGATACCTTCTACCTGTCCGATGAGTTCCTGCTCCGCACCCAGACTTCCGGCGGCCAGATCCGCACCATGGATTCCCAGAAGCCGCCCATCAAGGTGCTCATCCCCGGCCGCGTCTTCCGTTCCGACTCCGACGCGACCCATAGCCCCATGTTCCACCAGATGGAAGGTCTGGTCGTGGATAAGGGCATCACCCTGGGCGATTTGCAGGGTGCCCTGAACACCTTCGTGCAGAAGCTGTTCGGTGCCGACACCCGCACCCGCCTGCGCCCGTCCTACTTCCCGTTCACCGAGCCCAGCGTCGAGGTCGATGTCAGCTGCTTCGAGTGCCATGGCAAGGGCTGCCCCCTGTGCAAGCACACCGGCTGGATCGAAGTTCTGGGTGGCGGCGTCGTCAACCGCAAGGTTTTGGAGAACTGCAACATCGACCCGGATGAGTACTCCGGCTTCGCCTTTGGCATCGGCATCGAGCGCATCGCCATGCTGAAATACGGCATCAACAACATCGGCCTGATGTTCGAGAACAACCTGGAGTTCCTCAAGCAGTTCCATGAATAA
- a CDS encoding FprA family A-type flavoprotein has protein sequence MSVKKISEAILGVGVDDTTIDLFESQYPVPTGVSYNSYVIRDEKTAILDTVDARATDPWLENLAEALNGTQPDYLIVSHMEPDHGANIAKLAARYPAMQVVGNAKTFQYMEQFFGADAVAKERRVVVKDGESLSLGSHTLTFVFAPMVHWPEVMVSYESTEKVLFSADGFGRFGAVAKFDEHADWASEARRYFLNIVGKYGPQVQALLKKAAALDIQTICPLHGPVLTGDLSKYLAYYDTWSSYKPEEPEKILVASASIHGHTRAAAHQMAEKLRARGAKVVEMDLTRTDVSYAVTEAFRCGKIVLACATYDGFLFPPMENLLAHLKTKNFQSRTIGLMENGTWAPMAAKLMRTELEGMKNITVCENVVTIRSAVSAASEAQMEQLAEELIAK, from the coding sequence ATGAGCGTGAAAAAGATCAGCGAGGCCATTCTGGGCGTAGGTGTGGATGATACTACCATCGACCTGTTCGAGAGCCAGTACCCGGTGCCCACCGGTGTGAGCTACAATTCCTATGTCATCCGGGATGAGAAGACCGCCATTCTGGATACGGTGGACGCCCGCGCCACCGACCCGTGGCTGGAAAATCTGGCCGAGGCCCTGAACGGCACCCAGCCCGACTACCTCATCGTCTCCCACATGGAGCCGGACCACGGTGCCAACATCGCAAAGCTGGCCGCACGTTACCCGGCCATGCAGGTGGTGGGCAACGCCAAGACCTTCCAGTATATGGAGCAGTTCTTCGGTGCGGACGCCGTCGCAAAGGAACGCCGCGTGGTGGTCAAGGACGGCGAGAGCCTGAGCCTGGGCAGCCACACGCTGACCTTCGTTTTTGCGCCCATGGTGCACTGGCCGGAAGTCATGGTGAGCTATGAGTCCACCGAGAAGGTGCTCTTCTCCGCCGACGGCTTTGGCCGTTTTGGCGCAGTGGCAAAGTTTGACGAACATGCCGACTGGGCCAGCGAAGCCCGCCGCTACTTCCTGAACATCGTGGGCAAGTATGGCCCGCAGGTGCAGGCTCTGCTGAAGAAGGCGGCTGCACTGGACATCCAGACCATCTGCCCGCTGCACGGCCCCGTGCTGACCGGCGACCTGAGCAAGTACCTGGCCTACTATGACACCTGGTCCAGCTACAAGCCCGAAGAGCCGGAGAAGATCCTGGTCGCCAGTGCGTCCATCCACGGCCATACCCGCGCAGCAGCACACCAGATGGCCGAAAAGCTCCGCGCCAGAGGAGCCAAAGTCGTGGAGATGGACCTGACCCGCACCGATGTCTCCTACGCCGTGACCGAAGCCTTCCGCTGCGGAAAGATCGTGCTGGCCTGCGCCACTTACGACGGCTTCCTCTTCCCGCCGATGGAAAACCTGCTGGCCCATCTGAAGACCAAGAACTTTCAGAGCCGCACCATCGGCCTGATGGAGAACGGCACCTGGGCCCCCATGGCCGCCAAGCTCATGCGCACCGAACTGGAGGGCATGAAGAACATCACCGTCTGTGAGAACGTTGTCACCATTCGTTCGGCAGTCAGTGCCGCATCGGAGGCACAGATGGAGCAGCTGGCGGAAGAGCTGATCGCAAAATAA
- the dnaX gene encoding DNA polymerase III subunit gamma/tau, which translates to MYRALYRKWRPQRFEDVVAQRGIVTALRNQIAAGRVGHAYLFTGVRGTGKTTCAKIFAKAVNCLHPNNGDPCGTCEICRGIDNGSILDVVEMDAASNNGVDDIRDLRDETAYTPSACHYKVYIIDEVHMLSTAAFNALLKTLEEPPAHVIFILATTEIQKVPATILSRCQRYDFTRIGPEDIAQRVEYIAGQEGLELTTEGAELIARLADGAMRDALSILDTCAGVTAKVDADVVRRMAGVTDRSYLFRISDAIAAQDAPTALAQLAQLRQQSVDVKRLTEELIAHYRALMLAALPGGQTLLSGVSPEEETCYLEKGPQLGQKEAIRAIRTLGNALEHMTRGSDQRIELELALFSLSEPPQMMQRAAVEAAPRPAAPQETSRPFAAAAPPQPFVSVPVAPAAPAVEPSAPVTQTAPETAAPASMADPEPQPEPLVKAAPTEDDLPPLPEEPPVQDAAPLPWDEPARPAPPAQPEAASSMSAEKPAPAPVQPSAENPADPALNKPRRVAAEGINPFPQWDEVVRLLQEKDPMLYTYLKKSKGYFDGTRVLIDGGKTFRDFIRANKDSQRLIKKLIAQVSGVAVPIGPYEPKAVHRSATNAEESLRRLEQLGVDVSIEESAKKKR; encoded by the coding sequence ATGTATCGCGCGTTATACCGCAAGTGGAGGCCCCAGCGCTTTGAGGACGTGGTGGCGCAGCGCGGCATCGTGACGGCACTGCGCAACCAGATCGCCGCCGGCCGCGTTGGCCACGCCTACCTGTTCACGGGGGTGCGCGGTACGGGCAAGACCACCTGCGCCAAGATCTTCGCCAAGGCGGTCAACTGCCTGCACCCAAACAACGGTGACCCCTGCGGTACGTGCGAGATCTGCCGCGGCATCGACAACGGCAGCATTCTGGACGTGGTGGAGATGGACGCGGCCTCCAACAACGGCGTGGACGATATCCGCGACCTGCGCGACGAGACCGCCTACACCCCCAGCGCCTGCCATTATAAGGTCTATATCATCGACGAGGTGCACATGCTCTCAACAGCGGCGTTCAACGCGCTGCTGAAAACGCTGGAAGAGCCGCCCGCCCATGTCATCTTCATCCTGGCGACGACCGAGATCCAGAAAGTCCCGGCCACCATCCTGTCCCGCTGCCAGCGGTACGACTTTACCCGCATCGGGCCGGAGGATATCGCCCAGAGGGTGGAATATATCGCCGGGCAGGAGGGACTGGAGCTGACCACCGAGGGCGCGGAGCTGATCGCCCGGTTGGCCGATGGTGCCATGCGCGATGCGCTGTCCATTCTGGACACCTGTGCAGGCGTGACCGCTAAAGTGGACGCCGACGTGGTCCGCCGGATGGCGGGCGTCACCGACCGGAGCTACCTGTTCCGCATCTCGGACGCCATCGCGGCGCAGGACGCTCCCACCGCGCTGGCTCAGCTGGCCCAATTGCGGCAGCAGTCGGTGGATGTGAAGCGCCTGACCGAAGAACTCATCGCCCATTACCGCGCCCTCATGCTGGCGGCACTGCCCGGCGGGCAGACACTGCTCTCCGGTGTGTCGCCGGAGGAAGAGACCTGCTACCTCGAAAAAGGGCCGCAGCTGGGCCAGAAGGAGGCCATCCGGGCCATCCGCACCTTGGGCAACGCCCTCGAACACATGACCCGCGGCAGCGACCAGCGCATTGAGCTGGAGCTTGCCCTCTTCAGCCTGTCCGAGCCGCCCCAGATGATGCAGCGGGCAGCGGTGGAAGCCGCACCCCGCCCGGCGGCCCCGCAGGAAACGTCCCGCCCCTTTGCAGCAGCGGCCCCGCCGCAGCCCTTTGTGAGCGTTCCGGTGGCCCCGGCGGCACCCGCTGTGGAGCCTTCCGCACCGGTAACACAGACCGCGCCGGAGACGGCCGCGCCTGCCTCCATGGCAGACCCGGAACCGCAGCCGGAACCTCTGGTCAAAGCGGCTCCCACCGAGGACGACCTGCCGCCGCTTCCGGAGGAACCACCGGTGCAGGACGCTGCCCCGCTGCCCTGGGATGAACCGGCCCGGCCTGCACCTCCGGCCCAGCCCGAAGCAGCCTCGTCCATGTCGGCAGAAAAACCGGCTCCGGCCCCGGTGCAGCCCAGCGCCGAGAATCCGGCAGACCCCGCCCTCAACAAGCCCCGCAGGGTGGCGGCAGAGGGGATCAACCCCTTCCCCCAGTGGGATGAGGTGGTCCGGCTGCTGCAGGAAAAAGACCCCATGCTCTACACCTACCTCAAAAAGTCGAAGGGCTACTTCGACGGGACCCGCGTCCTCATCGACGGCGGAAAGACCTTCCGGGACTTCATCCGCGCCAATAAGGACAGCCAGCGCCTCATCAAGAAGCTCATCGCGCAGGTGTCCGGCGTAGCCGTGCCCATCGGCCCCTACGAGCCGAAAGCTGTCCACCGCTCTGCCACCAACGCCGAGGAATCCCTCCGCCGTCTGGAACAGCTGGGCGTGGACGTGAGCATTGAGGAGAGTGCGAAAAAGAAAAGGTAA
- a CDS encoding YbaB/EbfC family nucleoid-associated protein encodes MKARMPAGFGRPDMNALMRQAQKMQDDMKAKQAELEAAEYTGSASGEMVTVKMNGKHEVLSISIKPEAVDPDDIEMLEDLVAAAINATVKQVDETAEAEMGKLTGGLNIPGL; translated from the coding sequence ATGAAAGCAAGAATGCCCGCAGGTTTTGGCCGCCCCGATATGAACGCCCTGATGCGTCAGGCACAGAAGATGCAGGATGACATGAAGGCCAAGCAGGCCGAGCTGGAAGCCGCCGAGTACACCGGCAGCGCCTCCGGCGAGATGGTCACCGTGAAGATGAACGGCAAGCACGAGGTGCTCAGCATTTCCATCAAGCCCGAAGCCGTGGACCCCGACGACATCGAGATGCTGGAAGATCTGGTGGCTGCGGCCATCAACGCCACCGTCAAGCAGGTGGATGAGACCGCCGAGGCCGAGATGGGCAAGCTGACCGGCGGCCTGAATATCCCCGGCCTCTGA
- the recR gene encoding recombination mediator RecR yields the protein MSYNAAPLDKLIEEFSKFPGIGTKGATRMAYQVLSMSDDEAAALAGAIQAAHTRLHRCRVCQNYTEAELCPICASAKRDRSVICVVEKPRDVQAFERTREYRGLYHVLHGLMNPLDGITAEQLTVKELLARLSTDEVKEVIMAMNPTVEGEATAMYLAKLIKPLGIKVTRLAYGLPVGGNLEYTDENTLYKALEGRGEL from the coding sequence ATGAGTTATAATGCAGCCCCGCTGGACAAGCTGATCGAGGAGTTCAGCAAGTTTCCGGGCATTGGCACCAAAGGCGCGACCCGGATGGCCTATCAGGTGCTGAGCATGTCGGATGACGAGGCCGCCGCGCTGGCGGGTGCCATCCAGGCGGCCCACACCCGGCTCCACCGCTGCCGCGTCTGCCAGAACTATACCGAAGCCGAGCTGTGCCCCATCTGCGCCAGCGCCAAGCGGGACCGCTCGGTCATCTGCGTGGTGGAAAAGCCCCGCGACGTGCAGGCGTTTGAGCGCACCCGCGAATACCGGGGCCTGTACCATGTGCTCCACGGCCTGATGAACCCGCTGGACGGCATCACGGCCGAGCAGCTCACTGTCAAGGAACTACTGGCCCGCCTGAGCACCGACGAGGTGAAAGAGGTCATCATGGCCATGAACCCCACCGTGGAGGGCGAGGCCACCGCGATGTATCTGGCCAAGCTCATCAAGCCGCTGGGCATCAAAGTCACCCGCCTGGCCTACGGCCTGCCCGTGGGCGGCAATCTGGAGTACACCGACGAGAACACCCTGTACAAGGCACTGGAAGGCCGCGGGGAACTGTAA